The genomic segment GCCAGATCTTTAATCTCGTTTGCCACTACGGCAAAACCCTTACCTGCCTCACCGGCTCGTGCCGCCTCGATGGTGGCATTAAGGGCCAGCAGATTTGTCTGCTCGGAAATTTCGGTAATAGCCTCCGTCACCCGGGTGATCTCAGCGGCGGCCGTGCCAAGTTCGTCAACACGTTGCGATGCCTGTTGAGAACGATCAACAGCCTGTTGACTAATACCCTTTGCCTTGCTGGAGTTCTCGGCAATTTCGCCTATGGTTGCGTTCATCTGTTCCGCAGCTGCGGCCACCATGGAAACATTGACCGAGGCCTCTTCCATTGCCGCTGCCACGGAATTTTGGTTGGCACTCATTTCTTCAGCTGACTGAGCTACTTGGGTTGATCTACTGGCGGTATCTAAAACTCCTTTTGCCATATCATCGGAGATGGAGACAAGTTCAGAGGAGGCGTCGTCCAGGACGTCTACCCGCTGATTAATGTCCCCCATCACTCCTCGCAGGTTAGTTGACATCTCGTTAAGCGAGATTGCCAACAGGCCAATTTCATCTTTTTGATCCACATCCATTTGCTGGGTCATATCACCATCTGCCATCTTCCTTGCCAACTCAACACCCTTAAAAAGAGGACGGGTGATCAAGAGGGTCAGGATAAGGCCCAGTCCCAGGGCAAGGGCAACGCCTACGACAATGCCAATGATGATGAGCATCTTACCCTTCTTGGCAATTGCCTTGGCTTCTGTCGCAACCCTATGGGCTCCTGTATTAGCTTTTAACGCAATGGCATCTGCGGCTACATAGACACGGTTTTGGTAGAGCACTGCATCCTGCAGGAGGAGGGAACTCATCTTGTGAAATCTTTGATAGGCTGAGTCAACGGGTTTGCTCATCTGGGTCAGTACGGCAAAGACCTTCTCGCTCATTGGGTAGACGTCACTCTCCATGAGCAGTTGCGCCTTGTCGAGGTGACCAGCCCTGGCGGTCTCTTTTACCTGCGCCACTGCCCCATGAAACTGGTCATGAACTCTCTTGGCCTCTCCAACCAGGGCAAGGATTTCCGGATTACGGGTATCCATATTGTTAAACCACTTGCCAAGATCACAGTCACGGGCATCCGCTCCTCCGGCAAAGGGTCTCCCAGCCGAAACGAGTCTGGCCAGCTTTATCAGCAGAACCTCATGGTCCTTTTCAGCCTTTTGTAAGAGCGTTTGTCGAAACATTGGATTGACAATATCACTGCTCACAAGCTGTTCGGACAGTTCAGCTACCTGGTTATTGACCGCTGACCATTTTTTAAGGTTTGTCATTAACTCCCGCCATTCGGGTTCAACCTCTTCTATAAATGGGAGCTTCTGGAAACTGCCAATAAGTATTCCGTAATTGGCTCTTGTTGTAAGGAGGTCTGTTGCAACCTTTTTTCGTTGCTGAATTGTAGCATATGGAGTGAGTAGAGAACGCATCATCCCGCCAACAATAGCTGCGTCGGATTTGATTTGCATAATTTTTTCTACTGCAGGCATTCTATTATCAGCCAACTCCTGCTCTTGGTTATGCAGGGCCTCCAGTTGGAAGATACCGACTAGGCCAACAAAAAGGACAATCAAGGCCGTGAGGGCAAAACCTCCACCTAGTTTTATCCCTAACTTTAAATTTTTCATTTTTCTCTCCCTGTGTATAATTTAGCTTTGATATTGAGGAACCCTTAGCTATTGGGCTGATCTGACGATGGGACTGGATTTTGTAATAGGTGTGGCACTCATGCTCAAATGTCTCAGCGGGGTTTGCCTTGTTACAGCAGGTCAAGGTTTAGATGCTAAAAACCATAATCCCTCTCAAGGGCCTTGTTGGTATTTTCTAAAACAATCGTTCTCGTAAACAATCTCAGCGATTTTAGAAATTTTTGCAACTGTTATCATTGGGTTATTTGGTGCTGAAATTTAAATTAGGTGGAAAGATCTGTGCATTTGGATTTGTTGACGGTATTTACTTAAGGTAAAATTTAAAGCTCTTGCTTGAGCTATAAGATATTGATTTTGCATTTAAATGACTATTTGGCTAGAGGAGGCCTTTGGGGACGCCTCTAACGTGCTGTTACTGTTGAGTTCTGGGCTGATGGATAGGTGCATAGGCTAAGTCGTTGGCTAGGCGTTTTGAAGTTTTTTACAAAAAAGCGGAAGAAGCAGGCGGGAAGGGGTTTTTGCGTAAAGAACAGATGGGGAAAAAATATTTAGGGGATCTGGGAGAGATGATCAGACAGCCCAGGCGATGGATTGGGCTGTCTGACTAAGTGAGAGGGGGCTTAAATTTTAAATTTTCCTACAACTGTCTTGAGGGCTTCGGCTATACCGGAGAGTTCGCCTGCCCTGGTCTTCACGTGGCTACTGGAGATATTCATATCGTTTGCACTGCTGTTTACTTCTGCAATCTCTGCCGAGATGCTCTCTGCTACGGCAGAACTGCTTGCCACGTTCTCGCTCACCTCGGTGATACCGCTTGAGGCCTGGCTGACATTGATGGCAATTTCTCTTGTCGTCACACTCTGTTCCTCAACCGCGGTGGCAATGGTTGCCACAATCTGATCGACAT from the Desulfotalea psychrophila LSv54 genome contains:
- a CDS encoding methyl-accepting chemotaxis protein; this translates as MKNLKLGIKLGGGFALTALIVLFVGLVGIFQLEALHNQEQELADNRMPAVEKIMQIKSDAAIVGGMMRSLLTPYATIQQRKKVATDLLTTRANYGILIGSFQKLPFIEEVEPEWRELMTNLKKWSAVNNQVAELSEQLVSSDIVNPMFRQTLLQKAEKDHEVLLIKLARLVSAGRPFAGGADARDCDLGKWFNNMDTRNPEILALVGEAKRVHDQFHGAVAQVKETARAGHLDKAQLLMESDVYPMSEKVFAVLTQMSKPVDSAYQRFHKMSSLLLQDAVLYQNRVYVAADAIALKANTGAHRVATEAKAIAKKGKMLIIIGIVVGVALALGLGLILTLLITRPLFKGVELARKMADGDMTQQMDVDQKDEIGLLAISLNEMSTNLRGVMGDINQRVDVLDDASSELVSISDDMAKGVLDTASRSTQVAQSAEEMSANQNSVAAAMEEASVNVSMVAAAAEQMNATIGEIAENSSKAKGISQQAVDRSQQASQRVDELGTAAAEITRVTEAITEISEQTNLLALNATIEAARAGEAGKGFAVVANEIKDLAKQTASATLDIKEKIDGIQQATGVTVKEIDEIRQVIADVDQIVSTIATAVEEQSVTTREIAINVSQASSGITEVSENVASSSAVAESISAEIAGVTNSANEMNISSSHVKTRAGELSGIAEALKTAVGQFKI